The Plasmodium yoelii strain 17X genome assembly, chromosome: 8 DNA window ttttaatttgtttattaaattattaaaaaaatttaaaggagcataaaatataaaaaaaataaattttttatctttatataGGTCACTATAATAATCAtccatatttaaaatatcagatcctttttttttttttttttttttttttaatgatttaaataaaccagattcattattttctcccaaatttttagaattatttcctttttctATATCCAAACAAGTATCATTATCTCCaaaatttccatttttatttgttttttctaaaattgcAACATTTTCACTATCAATAGAATCATTTACAGTATGAATTGTTGCCATTAACCCTCCAAGGGTagctaaaattaaaaatataattgacTGAATAAAAAGAACATATGGTACTCTATTTAAAACATTAAGATCTTTAAAATACATTTCTTTTGAATCATTTCCAGATTGAATTGGtaatatattatctttatttatgaTTAAGGTTTGTAATggacaatataaaaatgggCTTAAAGAAATTGCTGATATAACAATTCCACTAATTAATCCTcgattttttgtaaaatgtttatatgcACATGATAAAGGAATAGTAAAAGATATTCCATATCCTATTGCATATGTGACACccataaatatacataataaataataagaatgtgtatatattgaggataaataaaatgataaaaatattccaatacatgatataaatatagttaATCTTTCTCCTAACTTTTTTTGTACATAATTTCCTAATAACATAGATAATCCTAATGTTATGACAGTTAATtcataaataaatgataCACTTCTGTATGTCACATTGTTTCCCTTATATCTCAAATAGGAtgttaaataaatgtttagATTTCCATAAGAATTGAGTATTCCTACAAATTGGTAAATTaggtaaaaataaaattg harbors:
- a CDS encoding monocarboxylate transporter, putative, encoding MNIIPQRAIPYIVLVGAFLYNLNIGILNSYGNLNIYLTSYLRYKGNNVTYRSVSFIYELTVITLGLSMLLGNYVQKKLGERLTIFISCIGIFLSFYLSSIYTHSYYLLCIFMGVTYAIGYGISFTIPLSCAYKHFTKNRGLISGIVISAISLSPFLYCPLQTLIINKDNILPIQSGNDSKEMYFKDLNVLNRVPYVLFIQSIIFLILATLGGLMATIHTVNDSIDSENVAILEKTNKNGNFGDNDTCLDIEKGNNSKNLGENNESGLFKSLKKKKKKKKGSDILNMDDYYSDLYKDKKFIFFIFYAPLNFFNNLINKLKQRKGYYLNKKCTEDILFFVLWLSIVLYNGYINYIIMYWKIIGVTYTQIEDTIITLNGSLINSMTNIAGRLIWGIIYDKINMNTTILLLGLFISLACFTLPAIAHIYPLYAICCGVFYFCIGGSLVTIPVITLKKYGEKYFSLNMSILYTSRIANTFLCSLIVKYFYHWLKLRCLSSIFGILSIISTIILFGITV